A window of the Nibribacter ruber genome harbors these coding sequences:
- the recJ gene encoding single-stranded-DNA-specific exonuclease RecJ: protein MQKRWVVKEVPDAAKVQNLSDSLNIGLPLAAILCQRNICTFEEARAFFRPSLEELHDPFLLKDMDKAVNRLVDALHRQERILIYGDYDVDGTTSVALVFSFLQDFFRDNIQYYIPDRYAEGYGISFQGIDWAQENGFSLIISLDCGVKSIDKIAYANEKGIDFIICDHHLPDDMLPEAVAVLDAKRLDCPYPYKELAGCGVGFKFMQAFCLQQGLDPEPLYQLLDLVVVSIAADIVPITGENRILAYHGLQRMNSRGPLRPGLEALKDLAGLRNELDITQIVFGFAPRINAAGRMGDAKRSVAMLLARTKEEAFDMAANINVSNSERRGHDTSITKEALQMIEDDDFLRNARSTVLFKENWHKGVVGIVASRCIEKYYRPTIILTESHGKATGSARSVHGFDVHQAILACSDLLDQFGGHMYAAGLTMPVENVPAFRERFEEIVANTILDEQLVPMVEIDLPLEFHQIKPNFFRVLKQMEPFGPGNMSPVFMSTCVYDTGSVRVVGDTHLKLRLTQDGDVSFDAIAFGMAPYYPLIQKGIPFDVCYSIEENEFRGNVTLQLRIKDIRFSS, encoded by the coding sequence ATGCAGAAGAGATGGGTAGTTAAGGAGGTGCCGGACGCCGCAAAAGTACAGAATTTGAGTGATAGCCTGAACATTGGACTGCCCTTGGCGGCCATCCTCTGCCAGCGCAACATTTGTACCTTTGAGGAAGCCCGCGCTTTTTTCAGACCCTCGCTGGAAGAGCTGCATGACCCGTTCCTGCTCAAAGACATGGACAAGGCCGTCAACCGGCTAGTAGACGCTTTGCACCGCCAGGAACGCATCCTCATCTACGGCGACTATGACGTGGACGGCACCACCTCGGTGGCCCTGGTCTTCAGCTTTCTGCAGGACTTCTTCCGGGACAACATCCAATACTACATTCCAGACCGCTACGCCGAGGGCTACGGGATCTCGTTCCAGGGCATTGACTGGGCGCAGGAAAACGGTTTTAGTTTGATTATCTCCCTGGATTGCGGCGTCAAGTCCATTGACAAGATCGCCTACGCCAATGAGAAAGGCATTGACTTCATCATCTGTGACCACCATTTGCCAGATGACATGCTCCCTGAGGCGGTGGCCGTCCTGGATGCCAAACGCCTGGACTGCCCGTACCCCTACAAAGAGCTGGCCGGTTGCGGCGTGGGCTTCAAGTTCATGCAGGCCTTCTGTTTGCAGCAGGGCCTTGACCCAGAGCCTTTGTACCAACTTCTGGACCTGGTGGTAGTGAGCATTGCCGCAGATATTGTGCCCATCACGGGAGAGAATAGAATACTGGCCTACCATGGCCTGCAACGCATGAACAGCCGGGGGCCTTTGCGCCCGGGCCTGGAAGCCCTGAAAGACCTGGCCGGTTTACGCAATGAGCTGGACATTACGCAGATAGTGTTTGGGTTTGCGCCGCGCATCAACGCCGCCGGCCGCATGGGCGATGCCAAGCGCTCAGTAGCCATGCTGCTGGCCAGAACCAAGGAAGAAGCCTTTGACATGGCGGCCAACATCAACGTCTCCAACTCTGAGCGGCGCGGGCATGACACCAGCATCACCAAAGAGGCTCTGCAGATGATTGAGGACGATGACTTTCTGCGCAACGCCCGCTCTACCGTCTTGTTCAAAGAAAACTGGCACAAAGGCGTGGTGGGCATTGTGGCCTCCAGATGCATTGAGAAATACTACCGCCCCACCATCATCCTCACTGAATCTCATGGCAAAGCCACCGGTTCAGCCCGTTCGGTACACGGCTTTGACGTGCACCAGGCCATCCTTGCCTGTTCTGACCTCTTAGACCAGTTTGGGGGGCACATGTACGCCGCCGGCTTAACCATGCCCGTGGAGAATGTTCCGGCCTTTAGAGAGCGCTTTGAAGAGATTGTAGCCAATACCATCCTTGACGAGCAGTTAGTGCCCATGGTAGAGATTGACCTGCCGCTAGAGTTCCACCAGATAAAGCCCAACTTCTTTAGAGTGCTCAAGCAGATGGAGCCGTTTGGGCCGGGTAACATGTCACCAGTGTTTATGAGTACCTGCGTGTATGACACCGGCTCGGTGCGCGTGGTAGGAGACACCCACCTCAAACTGCGCCTCACCCAGGACGGCGATGTCTCCTTTGATGCCATCGCCTTCGGTATGGCTCCCTATTACCCGCTCATCCAGAAAGGCATTCCGTTCGATGTCTGCTACAGCATAGAGGAAAACGAATTCAGGGGCAACGTCACGCTGCAACTTCGCATCAAAGACATCCGGTTCTCTTCTTAA
- a CDS encoding alpha/beta hydrolase family protein, producing MKLPSLIIGLVLGAGAVSVQAQSVVKKPLTHDVYDSWKAIADDSLSADGKFLLYGINPQEGDGVLHLRDLTQASAAKQFARGYRSAFTTDSRFAIFQIKPAFATVRQAKLKKKKPEEMPKDSLAIHDLSKGSTQYVARVKTYKLPKQNGEWLAYHLEAPLATKASKDTTKGKAPAKPAAKPAPKPATGASKQDPTELVLRHLPTGQEFRFDRVTDYLFSSKGSTLFFVKAETDSLHKAGVHAFNTATRKAMPVDTGRVSYKNLATDATGQQLAFVASKDSAGKDLRYFHLMHWTQKDNRTKILADTAYKGMPAKWMVSEHAQLGFDDKGERLFFGTFPRPMQYEKDTTKLEEDKVSLDIWTYKDPLIQPMQLKNLEREQKRSFLAVYDLKAKKMIQLATLEIPEVALNPGRTSDYAVGISNVNYLLSVGYDSPSKQDAWLINLKDGSRRLVSKATRGNPRLSPAGKYLYWYEPADSSWKAMSVKANAPINLTRALKTPFYDVQHDMPTLPEEYGLAGWTKEDEHLLVYDQFDIWRLDPSGKDNAVNVTDGFGRKNNLQFRYLSLNPSQRTIPAEDKLLLRTFDWKTKGSGFYTDYVTKAGAPQKVLMEPYSFTGVQKAKNADRLIFRRGSYTMFPDVWVTTTSFATPQKVSDANPQQSQYAWGTVDLVNWRSNDNIPLEGLLFKPDNFDPNKKYPMLVYFYERNAETLHNYRTPAPSASTINIPLFVSQGYLVFVPDIVYKDGYPGESAYNSIIPGVQSLVAKGFVDEKNMALQGQSWGGYQIAYLVTRTNLFKAAMAGAPVSNMTSAYGGIRWESGMSRQFQYERTQSRIGGTLWEKPMQYIENSPLFFAPKVETPLMIMSNDNDGAVPWYQGIEFFMALRRLEKPVWMLVYNGEAHNLMQRKNRKDLSVRLSQFFDHYLKGAPEPAWMKKGVPTLVKGKEYGLELIEEPAITTPTPGQPPATTATAVPVNAGK from the coding sequence ATGAAACTACCTTCTCTCATTATAGGGCTGGTGTTAGGGGCAGGTGCGGTGTCTGTACAAGCACAGTCCGTCGTCAAAAAGCCTTTAACCCATGACGTCTATGACAGTTGGAAAGCCATTGCAGACGACTCCCTCTCGGCAGATGGCAAGTTCTTGTTGTATGGCATCAACCCGCAGGAAGGCGACGGCGTGCTGCATTTGCGCGACCTGACCCAGGCCAGCGCGGCCAAACAGTTTGCCCGAGGCTACCGCAGCGCCTTCACCACAGACAGCCGCTTTGCCATTTTCCAGATAAAGCCCGCCTTTGCCACCGTGCGCCAGGCCAAGCTCAAAAAGAAGAAGCCTGAGGAAATGCCCAAAGACTCTCTGGCCATTCATGACCTGAGCAAAGGTAGTACCCAGTACGTGGCCCGCGTGAAGACCTACAAACTGCCCAAGCAGAACGGCGAATGGCTGGCCTATCACCTGGAAGCACCCTTGGCAACCAAAGCATCCAAAGACACTACCAAAGGCAAAGCCCCGGCCAAACCTGCCGCTAAACCAGCGCCTAAACCTGCTACAGGCGCCAGTAAGCAAGACCCCACCGAGCTGGTATTGCGCCACCTGCCTACCGGCCAGGAGTTCCGCTTTGACCGCGTGACCGACTACCTGTTCTCCAGCAAAGGCAGTACGCTCTTCTTCGTGAAGGCTGAAACCGATTCTCTGCACAAAGCTGGCGTACATGCCTTCAACACCGCTACCCGCAAAGCAATGCCAGTAGACACGGGCCGTGTGAGCTATAAGAACCTCGCGACGGATGCCACTGGTCAGCAACTGGCTTTTGTAGCCAGCAAGGACAGCGCCGGCAAAGACCTGCGCTACTTCCATCTCATGCACTGGACCCAGAAAGATAACCGCACCAAAATACTAGCAGACACTGCGTACAAAGGCATGCCGGCCAAATGGATGGTAAGCGAGCACGCGCAGCTGGGCTTTGATGACAAGGGCGAGCGCCTTTTCTTCGGGACGTTCCCGCGGCCTATGCAGTACGAGAAAGACACCACCAAGCTAGAAGAAGATAAAGTAAGCCTGGACATCTGGACGTACAAAGATCCCCTCATTCAGCCAATGCAGCTCAAAAACCTAGAGCGGGAGCAAAAGCGGTCTTTTTTGGCGGTATATGACCTGAAGGCTAAGAAAATGATTCAGCTGGCTACTTTGGAGATTCCAGAGGTAGCCTTAAACCCGGGCCGTACCTCTGATTATGCGGTAGGGATCAGTAACGTGAACTACCTGTTGAGCGTGGGCTATGATTCGCCTTCTAAACAAGATGCCTGGTTAATCAACCTCAAAGACGGAAGCCGCCGACTTGTCTCCAAAGCCACCAGAGGGAATCCAAGACTATCGCCGGCTGGCAAATATCTGTACTGGTATGAGCCCGCCGACAGCTCCTGGAAAGCCATGAGCGTGAAGGCCAACGCGCCTATCAACCTGACCCGCGCCCTTAAAACGCCTTTCTACGACGTACAACATGACATGCCTACCCTGCCAGAGGAGTACGGTTTGGCCGGTTGGACCAAGGAAGATGAGCATTTGCTAGTGTATGACCAGTTTGACATCTGGCGCTTAGACCCAAGCGGAAAAGACAATGCTGTGAACGTGACAGATGGCTTTGGCCGGAAGAACAATTTGCAGTTCAGATACCTAAGCTTGAACCCTTCGCAGCGCACCATTCCGGCTGAGGACAAGCTCTTGTTGAGAACCTTCGATTGGAAAACCAAAGGCAGCGGTTTCTACACAGACTACGTGACCAAAGCAGGAGCCCCGCAGAAGGTCTTAATGGAACCGTACTCTTTCACGGGGGTGCAGAAAGCCAAGAACGCTGACCGCCTCATCTTTAGAAGAGGCAGTTACACTATGTTCCCAGATGTTTGGGTGACCACTACCAGCTTTGCAACTCCGCAGAAAGTAAGCGATGCCAACCCGCAACAGAGCCAGTACGCTTGGGGTACCGTGGATCTGGTAAACTGGCGCTCCAATGACAACATTCCGCTGGAAGGCCTCTTGTTCAAGCCAGACAATTTTGACCCGAATAAGAAGTACCCCATGCTGGTATATTTCTATGAGCGCAACGCCGAGACCCTGCACAACTACCGCACGCCGGCCCCAAGCGCCTCAACTATCAACATTCCATTGTTCGTGAGCCAGGGCTACCTGGTGTTTGTGCCAGACATTGTGTACAAAGACGGCTATCCAGGCGAAAGCGCCTACAATTCCATCATTCCGGGTGTGCAGAGCCTAGTAGCCAAAGGATTTGTAGACGAGAAGAACATGGCCTTGCAAGGCCAGAGCTGGGGCGGCTACCAGATTGCGTATCTGGTGACGCGTACCAACCTGTTCAAAGCCGCCATGGCCGGCGCGCCGGTGAGCAACATGACCAGCGCCTATGGCGGAATACGTTGGGAAAGCGGTATGAGCCGTCAGTTCCAGTATGAGCGCACGCAGAGCCGGATTGGTGGAACCCTCTGGGAGAAACCGATGCAGTACATTGAGAACTCCCCGCTGTTCTTCGCCCCCAAGGTAGAAACGCCTTTGATGATTATGAGTAATGACAATGACGGCGCTGTTCCGTGGTACCAGGGCATTGAGTTCTTCATGGCCTTGCGCCGTCTGGAGAAGCCGGTGTGGATGCTGGTCTACAACGGCGAGGCCCACAACTTGATGCAACGCAAGAACCGCAAAGACTTGTCCGTACGCCTGTCGCAGTTCTTCGACCATTACCTGAAAGGCGCGCCAGAACCAGCCTGGATGAAGAAAGGCGTGCCCACGCTGGTGAAAGGCAAGGAATACGGACTGGAGCTGATTGAAGAGCCGGCCATCACCACGCCAACGCCCGGTCAGCCGCCTGCCACTACCGCCACCGCCGTACCAGTGAATGCCGGTAAATAA
- a CDS encoding FtsZ/tubulin family protein, producing MAPTDHVKVSTGKHQEVLATVDSMIVLPLSGDVPAFQDPALLAAIKQTMTYLIALIQEALQGGVNVDFADVKTVIRSKRPSSVSVAKASGKDRVALVTEQLFSSPYMVPGQAKDAARVLLQILSSAKAELEMDELNDITDAIQEACGEESEVIFGHSLENSLDHELEVFLLASY from the coding sequence GTGGCTCCAACGGACCACGTGAAAGTCTCTACGGGGAAGCATCAAGAGGTTCTGGCAACTGTAGACTCCATGATTGTGTTACCATTGTCAGGAGACGTTCCGGCTTTTCAGGACCCAGCCTTGTTAGCAGCCATCAAGCAAACCATGACGTACCTGATTGCGCTTATTCAAGAAGCGTTGCAGGGTGGGGTGAATGTAGACTTTGCAGATGTGAAGACCGTGATTAGAAGCAAAAGACCGTCTTCAGTAAGTGTGGCCAAGGCCAGCGGAAAGGATCGGGTAGCCCTGGTCACCGAGCAGCTTTTTTCTTCGCCGTACATGGTGCCTGGCCAGGCCAAGGATGCAGCAAGAGTCTTACTGCAAATTTTGTCAAGTGCCAAGGCAGAACTAGAGATGGATGAACTAAACGACATCACAGACGCCATTCAAGAGGCCTGCGGCGAGGAGAGTGAAGTCATCTTTGGTCACTCACTGGAGAATAGTCTGGACCATGAGTTGGAAGTGTTTCTGCTGGCGTCTTACTAA
- a CDS encoding glycoside hydrolase family 25 protein: MASFFTTAGWRTFTATVLLAGSITLMGANTNSSNFLHGIDVSRYQAEVNWEHVKESNISFAFMKATEGDFLRDPYFKRNWELSRQHGIKRGAYHFYLPWVNVDQQIELFKKTVDLQPGDLAPVLDLETFARDISDAQMRIDIKRWLVGIEDHYGIKPIIYTYQGFYDKKLRGHFAGYKFWIARYKNEEPSTHPNDQMAFWQYSEKGTVKGIKTPVDVNWFYGDINALNTHCLPQPSVAPAAASSSALAQTEPAF, encoded by the coding sequence ATGGCTTCCTTTTTTACTACAGCTGGCTGGCGAACCTTCACTGCTACCGTTCTTTTGGCGGGCAGTATCACTTTGATGGGAGCCAATACCAACTCGTCTAACTTTCTGCACGGCATTGACGTGTCCAGATACCAGGCCGAGGTGAACTGGGAGCACGTGAAGGAATCTAACATCAGCTTCGCGTTCATGAAAGCCACCGAAGGCGATTTTCTGCGCGATCCTTACTTTAAACGCAACTGGGAACTTAGCCGCCAGCACGGCATTAAACGCGGCGCCTACCATTTCTACCTGCCTTGGGTAAACGTAGACCAGCAGATAGAACTGTTCAAGAAGACCGTAGACCTGCAGCCGGGAGATTTAGCACCAGTACTGGATTTAGAGACCTTCGCCAGAGACATCTCAGACGCCCAGATGCGCATTGACATCAAGCGCTGGCTGGTGGGCATTGAAGATCATTACGGCATCAAGCCCATCATCTACACCTACCAGGGTTTCTATGACAAAAAGCTGAGAGGCCACTTTGCCGGCTATAAGTTCTGGATTGCCCGCTACAAAAACGAGGAGCCCTCTACGCACCCCAATGACCAGATGGCCTTCTGGCAGTATTCAGAAAAAGGCACGGTAAAGGGCATTAAAACCCCCGTAGACGTGAACTGGTTCTACGGCGACATCAACGCCCTCAACACCCACTGCCTGCCACAACCGTCTGTGGCTCCGGCAGCGGCTTCTTCCTCTGCACTTGCGCAAACCGAACCTGCGTTTTAA
- the lptB gene encoding LPS export ABC transporter ATP-binding protein, with the protein MILRAEHLFKKYKSRTVVNDVSVEVNQGEIVGLLGPNGAGKTTSFYMIVGLVKPNSGKIFLDQEDITQLPMYRRAKKGVGYLAQEASVFRDLTVEENILSVLEMTGRPKQEQKEKVEELLEEFSLTHVRKNKGVVLSGGERRRTEIARALAVDPSFVLLDEPFAGVDPIAVEEIQSIVSKLKTKNIGILITDHNVNETLSIVDRAYLLFEGKILKSGTAEDLAADEQVRRVYLGKHFELKRKV; encoded by the coding sequence ATGATTTTAAGAGCCGAACATCTATTCAAAAAATATAAGTCGCGCACGGTGGTGAACGACGTGAGTGTGGAAGTGAACCAAGGCGAGATTGTGGGACTGCTGGGGCCTAATGGCGCGGGAAAGACTACTTCGTTCTACATGATTGTGGGCTTGGTGAAACCCAATTCTGGAAAGATTTTTCTGGACCAGGAGGACATTACGCAGCTGCCCATGTACCGCCGGGCCAAGAAAGGAGTGGGGTATCTGGCGCAAGAGGCCTCGGTGTTCAGAGACCTTACGGTAGAAGAAAACATCCTGTCGGTGCTGGAGATGACGGGCCGGCCCAAGCAGGAGCAGAAGGAGAAAGTAGAAGAGCTCTTAGAAGAGTTCTCCCTTACCCATGTACGTAAAAACAAGGGTGTGGTACTGTCTGGCGGTGAGCGCCGCCGTACCGAGATTGCCCGTGCCCTGGCCGTGGACCCGAGCTTCGTGCTGTTGGATGAGCCCTTTGCAGGCGTTGACCCCATTGCGGTAGAGGAGATTCAGAGCATTGTGTCTAAGCTCAAGACCAAGAACATAGGCATTCTCATCACCGACCACAACGTGAACGAGACCCTTTCCATCGTGGACCGCGCCTACCTGCTCTTTGAAGGCAAAATCCTCAAATCCGGCACCGCCGAAGATCTCGCCGCCGATGAGCAGGTGAGACGCGTGTATCTGGGTAAGCACTTTGAATTGAAACGGAAAGTGTAG
- a CDS encoding four helix bundle protein translates to MLENNLYKKSYAFAVEMVRLYQQISGEKREYVLSKQLLRSGTSIGANVAEANGAISTADFSSKISLAYKETLETKYWLNLLRDTEYIEPILVDRLLKDADELSRIMFSILKKTRITPK, encoded by the coding sequence ATGTTGGAGAATAATCTGTACAAGAAGAGTTATGCCTTTGCTGTGGAGATGGTGCGATTATATCAGCAGATTAGCGGTGAGAAAAGGGAATATGTTCTTTCTAAGCAGTTGCTAAGAAGTGGCACTTCTATTGGTGCAAATGTAGCTGAAGCGAATGGTGCCATTTCTACAGCTGATTTCTCCTCTAAAATTTCCTTGGCCTATAAAGAGACCCTAGAAACGAAATATTGGTTGAACCTACTAAGGGATACGGAGTATATTGAACCTATTTTAGTGGATAGACTACTCAAGGATGCAGATGAACTCAGCCGGATCATGTTTAGCATCCTCAAGAAGACCAGAATCACACCGAAATAG
- a CDS encoding GH3 auxin-responsive promoter family protein: MEIINSIVTWVMKKRVHQIDLFRKYPHDVQSELFSNLINTAKNTEWGKQYGYSDKLSVREFQERVPICTYEDLYPHIERIMRGEQNVLWPSKIEWFAKSSGTTNARSKFIPVSPEALEDCHYKGGKDMLSIYVNNYPDTKVFSGKGLSIGGTHHPNEFNSDTRCGDVSAVIMQNLPLWAEAIRTPPLKVALMDKWEEKIAKMVEICVKENVTSISGVPTWTYVLLNRILEETGAKDITEVWPNLELFAHGAVAFGPYRELFRQIIPTDKMNYLEIYNASEGFFGIQDEPSLKDEMLLMLDYGVFYEFIPMEEEDKEHPKVLTLDQVELGQNYALLISTNAGLWRYKIGDTVKFTSLSPYRIKISGRTKHFINAFGEEVVVENAETAITKACDATGATITNFTAAPIYFEGKSKGGHQWIIEFSKQPSSIEQFTDVLDATLRQINSDYDAKRYKDMALQAPLITVAPKGAFLNWLEHKGKMGGQHKVPRLANNRDYLEEILEVNNLV, from the coding sequence ATGGAAATCATCAATTCAATTGTGACGTGGGTAATGAAGAAGCGGGTCCACCAGATAGACCTGTTTAGAAAATACCCGCATGACGTCCAAAGCGAATTGTTTTCCAACCTGATTAACACCGCTAAAAACACCGAGTGGGGAAAGCAGTACGGCTATTCAGATAAGCTGAGCGTGCGTGAGTTTCAGGAGCGGGTGCCCATTTGCACGTATGAAGACTTGTATCCGCACATTGAGCGCATCATGCGCGGGGAGCAGAACGTGCTGTGGCCGTCTAAGATTGAGTGGTTCGCTAAGTCTTCGGGCACTACCAATGCGCGCAGTAAGTTCATTCCCGTAAGTCCCGAGGCTCTGGAAGATTGCCATTACAAGGGCGGCAAGGACATGCTCTCCATCTACGTCAACAACTACCCAGACACTAAAGTCTTCTCAGGGAAGGGGCTGTCTATTGGCGGTACGCACCATCCCAATGAGTTCAACTCTGATACCCGCTGCGGCGACGTGTCTGCGGTCATCATGCAGAACCTGCCGCTGTGGGCCGAGGCCATACGCACGCCCCCGCTCAAGGTGGCGCTCATGGACAAGTGGGAAGAGAAGATTGCCAAGATGGTGGAAATCTGCGTGAAGGAGAACGTGACCAGCATCTCGGGCGTGCCTACCTGGACGTACGTACTCTTGAACAGGATTCTGGAAGAGACAGGAGCCAAGGACATTACCGAAGTATGGCCGAACCTGGAATTGTTCGCGCATGGAGCGGTAGCCTTTGGGCCGTACAGAGAGCTCTTCCGGCAGATCATCCCCACGGACAAGATGAACTACCTGGAGATTTACAATGCCTCTGAAGGCTTCTTCGGGATACAGGATGAGCCTAGCCTAAAGGACGAGATGCTCCTGATGCTGGACTACGGCGTGTTCTATGAGTTCATCCCTATGGAAGAGGAAGACAAAGAACACCCCAAGGTGCTCACGCTAGACCAGGTGGAACTGGGCCAGAACTACGCCTTGCTAATCTCTACCAACGCCGGCCTCTGGCGCTACAAGATTGGCGATACGGTTAAATTCACCTCGCTTTCTCCCTACCGCATCAAAATCTCGGGGAGGACTAAGCACTTCATCAACGCTTTCGGCGAGGAGGTAGTAGTGGAGAACGCGGAAACCGCCATCACCAAGGCCTGCGATGCTACTGGTGCTACCATCACCAACTTCACGGCGGCGCCTATCTATTTTGAAGGGAAGAGCAAAGGTGGTCACCAGTGGATTATAGAGTTCTCTAAGCAGCCTTCTAGTATTGAACAGTTTACAGATGTCTTAGATGCAACGCTGCGTCAAATCAACTCAGATTATGACGCTAAGCGCTACAAAGACATGGCCTTGCAAGCGCCTTTGATTACCGTAGCCCCAAAAGGCGCTTTCTTGAACTGGCTGGAACACAAAGGCAAAATGGGTGGTCAGCACAAGGTCCCCAGACTGGCTAACAACCGCGACTATCTGGAAGAGATTCTGGAGGTGAATAACTTGGTGTAA
- a CDS encoding TIGR00266 family protein, which produces MRSHEIDYRIHGSDIQVLEVELDPQETVIAEAGAMVFMEDGIQFETKMGDGSNPSQGFFGKLVSAGSRLITGESLFMTHFTHRGYSKAKVAFSAPYPGTIMPINLAEFPQGLIVQKDGFLAAAMGTKIAMHLNQRLGAGFFGGEGFIMQKLTGDGLAFIHAGGTVVERHLHNETLRVDTGCVVAYEAGIDFDIQQTGGLKSMVFGGEGLFLATLRGTGRVWIQSMPIKKLIQALMPHGGNATKEGGLLSSFME; this is translated from the coding sequence ATGAGATCACACGAGATTGATTACCGCATCCATGGCTCTGACATTCAGGTGCTGGAAGTAGAACTAGACCCGCAGGAAACCGTCATTGCCGAGGCCGGCGCCATGGTCTTTATGGAAGACGGCATCCAGTTTGAAACCAAGATGGGCGACGGCTCCAATCCTAGCCAAGGATTCTTCGGGAAGTTGGTCTCTGCCGGTAGCCGATTGATCACGGGTGAATCTCTGTTCATGACGCACTTCACGCACCGCGGGTACAGCAAGGCCAAGGTAGCTTTCTCGGCTCCCTACCCTGGTACTATCATGCCCATCAATCTGGCGGAGTTTCCGCAGGGATTGATCGTGCAGAAAGACGGTTTCCTGGCCGCGGCCATGGGCACCAAGATTGCCATGCACCTGAACCAGCGCCTAGGCGCGGGCTTCTTTGGCGGCGAGGGCTTCATCATGCAAAAACTCACCGGCGATGGCCTGGCCTTCATTCATGCCGGCGGAACCGTGGTAGAGCGTCATCTGCACAATGAGACCCTGCGCGTGGATACAGGGTGCGTGGTAGCCTATGAAGCCGGCATCGACTTTGATATTCAGCAAACTGGCGGTTTGAAGTCTATGGTGTTTGGCGGCGAAGGCTTGTTCTTGGCTACCCTGCGCGGAACCGGTAGAGTTTGGATTCAGTCCATGCCTATCAAGAAACTTATCCAGGCCTTGATGCCGCACGGCGGAAACGCCACCAAAGAAGGCGGCCTGTTGAGCAGTTTTATGGAATAG